A genomic window from Salvia hispanica cultivar TCC Black 2014 chromosome 5, UniMelb_Shisp_WGS_1.0, whole genome shotgun sequence includes:
- the LOC125188265 gene encoding protochlorophyllide-dependent translocon component 52, chloroplastic-like isoform X3, which produces MEALKAPPFPSFHRQSISTRNPSNTLEKPILNIPSSRRISPLISRNQKLNLKTLAAAAISPAPLHEEFVSERFDWYEQWYPVWPVCDLDSRRPHAKKVMGIDLVVWWDRNENAWKVFDDSCPHRLAPLSEGRIDQWGRLQCVYHGWCFGGAGDCKFIPQAPRDGPPVHTSNKACVAVYPSCVQNGILWFWPNSDPQYKEIHSTKKPHYIPELDDPSFTNTMIARELAYGYEALIENLMDPAHVPYAHYGIIRTGKVPESLKADREGGRPLKISVQKVDVNGFTSKQMFGENHFIAPCLWLYYDHFSPRTNKTPKNDVVSFPVSPKKKSMFVFYCIPVSPGYSRLIFAYPRNFSVWMECIVPRWMSHLGQNLILDSDLNLLHVEERKLKEVGALNWQKTCYVPTKSDTLVATFRRWLNRYGGTQVDWRNKYTGELPPTPPREQLFDSL; this is translated from the exons ATGGAAGCTCTAAAAGCTCCACCTTTCCCCTCATTTCACCGCCAATCCATCTCAACTCGAAATCCCTCCAACACTCTCGAAAAACCCATTTTAAACATCCCATCATCTCGCCGAATTTCGCCACTAATTAGCCGCAACCagaaattaaacttaaaaactCTCGCCGCCGCCGCGATTTCTCCTGCGCCGCTCCATGAAGAGTTCGTATCGGAGAGATTCGACTGGTACGAGCAGTGGTATCCGGTGTGGCCGGTGTGCGATCTCGATAGCAGGAGGCCTCACGCGAAGAAGGTGATGGGGATTGATTTGGTGGTGTGGTGGGATCGGAACGAGAATGCGTGGAAGGTGTTCGACGATAGTTGCCCTCATCGGTTGGCGCCGCTTTCGGAGGGGAGGATCGATCAGTGGGGGAGGCTGCAGTGTGTTTACCACGGCTGGTGCTTTGGCGGCGCCGGCGACTGCAAATTCATCCCTCAGGCGCCGCGAGACGGCCCTCCG GTCCACACTTCCAACAAGGCGTGTGTAGCCGTTTATCCTAGTTGCGTGCAGAATGGCATTCTCTGGTTCTGGCCAAATTCAGATCCGCAGTACAAGGAGATACATTCAACGAAGAAGCCACATTATATCCCGGAACTTGACGATCCATCATTTACCAATACGATGATAGCAAGGGAACTAGCTTATGG GTACGAAGCCCTGATTGAAAATCTCATGGATCCTGCTCATGTTCCATATGCACATTATGGCATAATAAGAACGGGGAAAGTGCCCGAGAG TTTGAAGGCTGACAGGGAAGGAGGCAGACCACTCAAAATAAGTGTTCAGAAAGTGGATGTAAATGGTTTCACATCGAAGCAAATGTTCGGAGAGAACCACTTCATAGCGCCTTGCCTGTGGCTATACTACGACCATTTCTCCCCACGCACGAACAAGACTCCAAAGAATGAT GTGGTGTCATTCCCCGTCTCCCCCAAGAAAAAGTCTATGTTCGTTTTCTACTGCATCCCGGTTAGTCCTGGTTACAGCAGGCTGATCTTCGCGTATCCTAGGAACTTTTCTGTCTGGATGGAGTGCATCGTTCCGCGTTGGATGTCTCACCTTGGACAGAACTTGATTCTTGATTCAGATCTCAATCTTCTTCATGTGGAG GAAAGAAAGCTGAAGGAGGTTGGGGCCCTCAATTGGCAAAAAACTTGTTACGTCCCAACAAAGTCTGACACCCTTGTCGCGACATTCAGAAGGTGGCTGAACCGTTATGGAGGCACACAGGTCGACTGGAGAAATAAATACACCGGAGAGCTTCCACCCACTCCTCCGCGAGAGCAGCTCTTCGACAG